The nucleotide sequence TTTGGATGAAGAAGAGCTTATGGACCACACGATGCGGAGAAACAGTGCTTTGCGTATGGCTGACCAAAACCTTATGGTAACTGAAGCAGATGCAAGAATCGCTCAAGCGGGAAGATGGCCAAGAATTGAACTGAACACCTCTTATGGCATTAATAGAACTGAGGCAGAAGCGGGTTTCTTGTTGTTCCAGCAAACCATAGGCTTTAATGGAGGTATCAATGCCTCATTTAATTTGTTTAACGGTAGACAACAGGCAATTCAGCAACAGAACGCTCAAGTGAATTTGGAAAATGCACGAAAAAATAGAGAACTGGTGCGTTTGCAAACAGCGGCAGAATTATCGAATGCATGGGATCAATATATAAATGGATTGCAGTTGCTCGATTTGGAGGAACGTAACTTGGAAATTGCAAGAATAAACTTTGAAGTAACGGAGGAACAGTTTCGGCTGGGTCAGGTTACGGGTACCCAGTTTCGAGAAGCACAGCTTAATTTAATACGTGCAGAAACTAGAATCTCCGAAACTAGGTTCCAGGCAAAACAGGCAGAAACGGAGTTGCTCCGGCTGGCAGGATTGCTAGAGACGGAATAACTGCTTTTTAAAATTTTATAGGGTCACCGTATTTTTCTGGGGATTTAAGCAAAAAGCTTAGAGAGCCTGAACAAGAAAAACCTGGTATCTACAACGCCTCTTAAGTTTGCCCTGAAGAGCTTTATTTTTGAATTAAAAGATTCCGCATTTGCATTGGTAGATCTATTGTCAAAGAAGTTTAGAATATTGCTCATATGGTTGCTTACTGTATTTGCTACCGTTAAAAATTCTTTAATTTCCATCTCATGAGTTTTATTGATCCATTCATTAAACTTTTTTTCAGCGGAAATTTTTGTGTTGCTTTCATATATTAGCCTAAACTCAAGAACATGGTCATAAGCTTTTTTGAGGTCTGGATAATTTTCAAAAGCTATGTTGGCTCTCTGCTCTTGGCTTTGAGTCCAATCAGCTTTCTTTTTGGCAAAGACATACCTGCAGCGGGCCAAAAGTTGCTTTGGGGTGTCCCCATTGGGCAATAAGGGTGCTTTATACCTAACGCCATTCTTTTTGGCAGCTTCGATAGCCTTGTTTTCCATATCCAGTTCAACCCATCTTTGATTGACCCTTATATGTTGTAGAGCCTCCAGGGCCAGCCTTACTACATGAAAGCGGTCTGTAACCAAATTTGCCATGGGGAAACATGTTCTTGCGGATGACTCCATGTTTTTTGCCATGTCAAGGGTTACTTCCTTTACTTTATTCCTTTGTTCCAGAGGGATTTTCTCCAGAACTTGTATGATATTTGCCGACAATGTGCCTTTTACAGAAGCTACCAAAGAGCCTCTTTTGCCTCTCCCGTTTTTATTGGTAATAAAAGTGTACAACTCTCCTTTTGACAGTGCAACTTCGTCTATACTGAGATGCTCTCCGATATTGTCCGGAAAGACCAAATAGTCTTCTGCATGCTCTTTTTGTTCCCACTGCTTAAACCCACTGCTTTTCTTCTTATAGTGCCTCCTCAACAAATCCCCTTTGACCTCATAATAGCTGCCAATGTTACCAATGGTATCTTCGCGGGTCTCGACCTGTACCTTTTAAAAAATCTGAAAGCTCTTGAGTGATTTTAGAGCCTTCAGCTACAAATGAATAGTCATTGTAAACTATTTTGTTCTTGCATGTTTTATGCCTCCACCTTCGTCGCTTAAATTCAAGATAAACGGCTTTTCCCCTTATAGGGAAATCTTGCACAATTTTAGGTTCATAAAAACCTTTAGACTCGTACTCTTCAGGATTATGTTTTCCTAATAGCCGGTTCTGCTCAATGAGGTTGATTTTATAAAAGGATCTTTTGCTGTTCAGGTCACATAGCTCTATTACAGCTTCTATTTCAAAAAAATCTAGTATGCCTTCCGGCAAAAAAGGGGCAATAATATTTTCTTTCATCTTGCCTTAAAATTAACAAATCAAACCAAAACTCCCCAACTTTTACGTGTGAGCCATTTTATATAAACAAAAGCTGGGTGGGCCTGTTTTATATTAAAATAGCCTACACAAATTATTTTTAACAAAAAAAACAGGTAGTTGTATGAAAACCAAAGCATTAAAAAAGAAAAAAGGAGCAACTTTTTGGAAAAGCCTATCCCCAAGGACAAAATGGGAGTTGTTTAAGGCAAACACAGGCGTATTGTCTCGTGCAGCTTTCAGAAACATTAAAAAGAAACCTCAAACGTTAGCACTTGCAGGGACTGTTGTTGCAGGTGCGATCGCAGGAACAGTTCTTTTAACTAAGAAAAAATAATTTTTTTAAAAGGCCTAGGCCTTCCTTATACTAATGGAAGCATAGGCTTTTTCTATTTTCCCCATACTTTTATGAGCATCGCCATTTTCATATTATCGCCCCATGGACTCGTTTGAACTCCAAAAACAACTCAATAGTCTTAAAATATTTTAAAGTTTTAATTGCTTTAATCCGCCCATTTTATTAGCTTACAAAATGTTTGGGCCAATTTGCTGGTTATCAATGGTTCGCTAAGATGAATCGTGGTAAAGACCAAACGATTTATCTGTAAAAGTTGACTTTTACGTGGTAAAAAAATGATTTTTTAGCACAAATAAAGAGCATTAATCCCCTAAGCATTGGCTAATAATATTTTTTCCATTTTTTTAAATTTTGACCTCTATGCATTTATTATCACAAGACTATGACAATAATTTTTTTGATCAAGAAGGAAAACTTCATGGAGCCCATACAAAAAGCCGGTATAATAAGCTGGAGTATGTCCATCATTATGAGAATGGGAAATTGACAGAAGTTGTTAATTATCAACTGGTGCTGGAGGATGAATCTCCCTTGAAGGGTATCTTTAAAAATGGGCAGCCTTATGAAGGTTATTTTGTG is from Cytophagaceae bacterium ABcell3 and encodes:
- a CDS encoding transposase, translating into MLRRHYKKKSSGFKQWEQKEHAEDYLVFPDNIGEHLSIDEVALSKGELYTFITNKNGRGKRGSLVASVKGTLSANIIQVLEKIPLEQRNKVKEVTLDMAKNMESSARTCFPMANLVTDRFHVVRLALEALQHIRVNQRWVELDMENKAIEAAKKNGVRYKAPLLPNGDTPKQLLARCRYVFAKKKADWTQSQEQRANIAFENYPDLKKAYDHVLEFRLIYESNTKISAEKKFNEWINKTHEMEIKEFLTVANTVSNHMSNILNFFDNRSTNANAESFNSKIKLFRANLRGVVDTRFFLFRLSKLFA